A window of the Halorussus pelagicus genome harbors these coding sequences:
- a CDS encoding sensor histidine kinase: MRPESPTPVPADRLGTESSPVRILPILSHTGNQRVLANWVQTQEQYEIVSGDHAELSAAEFDIAILDEHSLREYDTEIRGRKADAETVLPVLLVSSDTPANTLDTPDRTEIEPSLRQIVDEILATPIDIAELRSRLDSLARIRAQSIALERKTNQLLLLNRITRHDIRNEMNVVIGWTEQLADHTDDAGDQIRQRVLDSGQHVVGLTKAVREFIETLKTAGEPDLQAVDLTDVVTDELTKRRETFEAADFVIDGEIPPVDVRANDLLASVFRNVLNNAVQHNNSETPRVEIGVVDGPERVAITIADDGPGIPPDQRDAVLGRTDRGLDHPAAGLGLYLVDTLVTKYGGTLRIGDAELGGVAVEIELLKEPTTGTTKTDHDS, translated from the coding sequence ATGAGGCCTGAATCACCGACGCCCGTTCCCGCTGACCGACTCGGAACAGAGTCATCACCAGTCCGAATCCTGCCGATACTCTCGCATACGGGCAATCAACGGGTGCTCGCCAACTGGGTGCAGACACAGGAGCAGTACGAAATCGTCTCGGGGGACCACGCTGAACTCTCAGCGGCCGAGTTCGATATCGCTATTCTCGACGAACACTCGCTCCGTGAGTACGACACCGAGATTCGGGGGCGAAAGGCCGATGCCGAGACCGTTCTCCCGGTACTCCTCGTGAGTTCCGACACCCCTGCCAATACGCTCGATACTCCAGACCGGACCGAGATAGAGCCGTCGCTCCGGCAAATCGTCGATGAGATTCTGGCGACACCGATCGACATTGCGGAATTGCGCAGCCGACTCGACTCGCTTGCTCGCATCAGAGCGCAGTCAATCGCGCTAGAGCGCAAAACCAACCAACTCCTGTTGTTGAATCGCATCACTCGCCACGATATCCGCAACGAGATGAACGTCGTCATCGGCTGGACCGAGCAACTCGCCGACCACACCGACGACGCGGGCGACCAGATACGCCAGCGGGTCTTGGACAGCGGTCAGCACGTCGTGGGTCTTACCAAAGCGGTCCGGGAATTCATCGAGACACTCAAAACGGCCGGTGAACCGGACTTGCAAGCGGTTGACCTCACGGACGTGGTGACCGACGAACTCACGAAACGCCGCGAAACGTTCGAAGCTGCCGATTTCGTCATCGACGGCGAGATTCCACCAGTGGATGTCCGTGCGAACGACCTCCTCGCGTCGGTGTTCAGAAACGTGCTGAACAATGCAGTCCAGCACAACAACAGCGAGACGCCCCGCGTGGAGATCGGGGTAGTGGACGGTCCCGAGAGGGTCGCTATCACGATTGCTGACGATGGTCCGGGTATCCCGCCGGACCAGCGAGACGCCGTCTTGGGCCGAACTGACCGGGGACTCGACCACCCTGCCGCAGGTCTCGGTCTCTATCTCGTCGATACACTCGTCACCAAGTATGGCGGGACACTCCGTATCGGCGATGCCGAACTGGGTGGGGTCGCCGTCGAGATTGAACTCCTGAAAGAGCCAACCACCGGAACGACGAAGACGGATCATGACTCCTGA
- a CDS encoding ATPase domain-containing protein translates to MSENDSDGRERILTGVPGVDDILGGGYLPESATLVRGPPGSGKSIFSLHFLAAGIDADETGLYINLGEPEDYIRDTARHFGVDIDALHFLNLSASGDQFQSEETYTLFESSEVETPSLVENIRTEIQEIEPDRVVVDPVTEFRYLAPDEHQFRSQILGLVEFLKSEGATVLLTSQAAESMPDDDLQFLVDAVINMEEDPGRRTLHVSKFRGSSIRSGQHALQITDEGMQVWSRLDPNRHEREHTPTKLSSGVPELDSLLSGGISTGTITFLSGPTGVGKTTTGLQFMKEAAGRGQHSVLYSFEEDRNTLFERAEAVNIPVTDMIDRGTLTVEVIGPEELTIDEFTHHIRSEVEDNDAEIVMIDGTNGFGQSLRGVGTDPMQHLVKIGRYLRNMGVTGLVTNEVHQITGEFRATDQGMSYLADSIVVLRHVEYKGSLRKVIGVLKMRTSDYENQLRELEITEHGLRVGESLPELRGILTGTPTWDDDEA, encoded by the coding sequence ATGAGCGAAAACGATAGTGATGGTCGAGAGCGAATCTTGACCGGCGTTCCGGGCGTAGACGATATTCTCGGCGGCGGATACCTCCCCGAATCCGCCACACTCGTCCGGGGACCACCCGGATCGGGCAAGTCGATTTTCTCGTTGCACTTTCTCGCCGCTGGCATTGACGCCGACGAGACAGGACTGTACATCAACCTCGGCGAACCCGAAGATTACATTCGGGACACTGCTCGGCATTTCGGCGTCGATATCGACGCGCTCCATTTCCTCAACCTCTCCGCCTCCGGCGACCAGTTTCAGAGCGAAGAGACGTACACCCTATTCGAGTCCAGTGAAGTGGAAACACCCTCGCTCGTCGAGAACATTCGCACAGAGATTCAGGAGATCGAACCAGATCGCGTCGTCGTGGACCCGGTCACCGAGTTCCGGTATCTCGCTCCAGACGAACACCAGTTCCGCTCACAGATTCTGGGTCTCGTAGAGTTCCTCAAAAGCGAGGGAGCGACGGTCCTGCTCACTTCGCAGGCTGCCGAATCGATGCCCGACGACGACTTGCAATTTCTGGTCGATGCCGTCATCAACATGGAGGAAGATCCGGGTCGCCGGACGCTCCACGTCTCGAAGTTTCGTGGGTCGTCGATCAGGTCTGGTCAGCACGCGCTCCAAATCACCGACGAGGGTATGCAAGTGTGGTCACGACTCGACCCCAACCGTCACGAGCGCGAACACACCCCGACGAAACTCTCCTCTGGCGTCCCCGAACTGGACTCGCTGTTGTCGGGAGGTATCTCCACCGGGACGATAACGTTTCTGAGCGGGCCGACAGGCGTCGGCAAGACCACGACTGGTCTCCAGTTCATGAAAGAGGCTGCGGGGCGGGGCCAACACTCGGTCCTGTACAGCTTCGAGGAGGACCGAAACACTCTCTTCGAGCGTGCGGAAGCCGTCAACATCCCCGTAACCGACATGATCGACCGGGGGACGCTCACCGTGGAAGTGATAGGGCCGGAGGAACTGACCATCGACGAATTCACCCACCACATCCGAAGCGAAGTCGAAGACAACGACGCGGAGATCGTGATGATCGACGGGACCAACGGCTTCGGACAGTCGCTCCGCGGCGTCGGCACGGACCCGATGCAGCATCTCGTCAAGATCGGGCGCTATCTCCGCAACATGGGCGTGACCGGTCTCGTCACGAACGAGGTCCACCAGATCACCGGTGAGTTTCGCGCGACCGACCAAGGCATGAGCTATCTCGCCGACAGTATCGTCGTCCTGCGCCACGTCGAGTACAAGGGTTCGCTCCGGAAGGTGATCGGCGTTCTCAAGATGCGCACCAGCGATTACGAAAACCAACTCCGGGAACTGGAGATCACCGAACACGGGCTACGCGTCGGGGAATCGCTCCCGGAACTCCGTGGGATTCTTACTGGAACACCGACGTGGGATGACGATGAGGCCTGA
- a CDS encoding DUF2237 family protein, whose product MSERNVLGGELATCSTDPTTGYERDGCCVTHPDDRGRHELCAVMTEEFLAFSKAQGNDLVTPRPELQFPGLEPGDRWCLCLGRWVEALEATRTERLPETTVPPVILEATNEAVLDAVDLKTLEDHAYDA is encoded by the coding sequence ATGTCCGAACGGAACGTCCTCGGCGGAGAGCTTGCCACCTGTAGTACCGACCCGACGACAGGCTACGAACGCGACGGCTGTTGTGTGACTCATCCCGACGACCGGGGGAGACACGAACTCTGTGCGGTGATGACTGAGGAGTTTCTGGCGTTCAGCAAAGCACAGGGAAACGACCTCGTGACGCCGCGTCCGGAGCTACAGTTTCCCGGACTCGAACCGGGCGACCGCTGGTGTCTCTGTCTTGGACGGTGGGTTGAGGCGCTTGAAGCCACGCGGACCGAACGCCTCCCGGAGACGACCGTCCCGCCTGTGATTCTCGAAGCGACCAACGAGGCAGTATTAGATGCTGTGGACCTGAAGACACTCGAAGATCACGCCTATGACGCGTGA
- a CDS encoding DUF1269 domain-containing protein: MSELVVLAFDGKEKAFEAREKLIELQKQQLITLRDAAVVVRKEGGGVDIKQAQSLVGAGALGGAFWGMLIGLLFLAPWLGLALGTITGALSGKFSDYGIDDKFIKEVGDTIEPGDSALFLLVEDVVADRVIEEMKQFDPEVVRTNLSREDEQNLREAFAAGEIEA; encoded by the coding sequence GTGAGTGAACTCGTCGTACTGGCGTTCGACGGCAAGGAGAAGGCATTCGAGGCCCGAGAAAAGTTGATAGAACTACAGAAACAACAGCTGATAACGCTACGAGACGCGGCCGTAGTCGTGCGAAAGGAGGGCGGCGGAGTCGATATCAAGCAGGCCCAGAGCCTCGTCGGGGCGGGTGCGCTCGGCGGTGCGTTCTGGGGGATGCTCATTGGACTCCTGTTTTTGGCACCGTGGCTCGGTCTGGCGCTCGGAACGATTACCGGGGCACTCTCCGGCAAGTTCTCCGACTACGGTATCGACGACAAGTTCATTAAGGAGGTCGGTGATACCATCGAACCCGGAGACTCTGCGCTGTTCTTGCTGGTCGAAGACGTTGTCGCCGACCGCGTTATCGAGGAGATGAAGCAGTTCGACCCCGAGGTCGTGCGGACCAATCTCTCCAGAGAAGACGAGCAGAACCTCCGAGAGGCCTTCGCAGCGGGAGAAATCGAAGCCTGA
- a CDS encoding DUF2309 domain-containing protein, giving the protein MSTESAIHDSIDEAATTVSSVWPIHSFVTANPLSGFEDQPFGEAVEQAATLLGGRGYPSAETFRTALERGQIDPEFLGAELAEAGYEDDPETLLDRMADAADAEDSDADTATNHVDQVLTKWLSAFLDEDSAHWSMPNREAGFYTAFRNMVEYDSAVPDEGVVADLPETPIVAIEAVLEPYPENQWVPIFEEQLAALSGWTGFIKQRSEDEGVWQSKYPISLEGYLAARLALLDAVGATIEPDDDLDDANPADEIAQAFLRAWEATYRNDLVGTIAGESQSMDDGETSGRPDAQLVFCIDTRSEIIRRHIEATGDYETHGYAGFFGIPMEYQGYDADVSVDACPPILNPQHHITDFPTDDDTQARYNRWSGIREAADEVIEILEANAASAYGFVETAGSGYGLSLAARTLVPGRVHDLFDAAAELVPDEREFCEPLVHHQHTYSGDLPVGLTHEEKVEYAATAFELMGFKTFSRLVVFTGHASETANNPYDSSLDCGACAGNPGGPSARVLAKICNDEAVKAELRDRGFAIPEDTVFVAGEHNTTTDEVDLFADDVPESHADDLNQLRMDLATARENSTAERAEAMGADASTGVSETERRAADWAETRPEWGLAGNAGFVIGPRELTSGCDLDGRTFLHSYDWSTDPDGDALEAIFTGPMVVTQWINTQYYFSTVDNAVYGSGSKVTQNPVGNIGVYQGNGGDLMTGLPLQSLTTADDEPYHQPLRLSTVVHAPIERVTDILTDHEELTKILDNNWLSLTVVDPTQDHSAFHYEESLDWIPVTEQTEAPPEMPNTRTVADD; this is encoded by the coding sequence ATGAGTACTGAATCTGCTATCCACGACAGCATCGACGAAGCAGCGACCACCGTCAGCTCCGTCTGGCCCATCCACTCGTTCGTGACGGCCAACCCCCTTTCGGGGTTCGAGGACCAGCCGTTCGGGGAGGCCGTCGAGCAGGCCGCTACGCTGTTGGGCGGCCGTGGCTACCCCAGCGCCGAGACGTTCAGGACGGCGCTGGAACGCGGCCAGATTGACCCGGAATTCCTCGGAGCGGAACTCGCCGAGGCAGGTTACGAGGACGACCCCGAAACGCTACTCGACCGCATGGCCGACGCGGCCGACGCCGAGGACAGTGACGCGGACACCGCCACAAACCATGTGGACCAGGTGCTGACAAAGTGGCTGTCTGCCTTCCTCGACGAGGACAGTGCCCACTGGTCGATGCCGAACCGCGAGGCGGGGTTCTACACTGCTTTCAGGAACATGGTCGAATACGATAGCGCCGTCCCCGACGAAGGCGTCGTCGCCGACCTGCCTGAAACGCCGATTGTGGCTATCGAGGCAGTTCTGGAGCCATATCCGGAAAATCAGTGGGTGCCCATCTTTGAGGAGCAACTGGCCGCACTCTCGGGCTGGACCGGGTTCATCAAACAGCGTTCCGAGGACGAGGGCGTGTGGCAGTCGAAGTACCCGATTTCGCTGGAAGGGTACCTTGCGGCGCGTCTGGCACTGCTGGATGCCGTCGGCGCTACGATTGAACCGGACGACGACCTTGACGACGCGAACCCGGCAGACGAAATCGCTCAGGCGTTCTTGCGTGCGTGGGAAGCGACCTACCGCAATGACCTCGTTGGAACCATCGCAGGTGAGAGCCAGTCGATGGACGACGGCGAGACGTCGGGACGCCCGGACGCCCAGTTGGTCTTCTGTATCGACACTCGCTCGGAGATTATCCGTCGTCACATCGAGGCAACGGGCGACTACGAGACCCACGGGTACGCTGGCTTCTTCGGCATCCCGATGGAGTATCAGGGGTACGACGCCGATGTGTCGGTCGATGCCTGCCCTCCGATCCTCAACCCACAGCATCACATCACTGACTTCCCGACCGATGACGACACGCAGGCACGCTACAACCGCTGGTCCGGCATCCGCGAGGCTGCCGACGAAGTGATCGAGATATTGGAGGCCAACGCTGCCAGCGCCTACGGCTTCGTCGAGACTGCCGGGAGCGGCTACGGTCTCTCACTCGCGGCCCGGACGCTCGTTCCGGGGCGCGTTCACGACCTGTTCGACGCTGCCGCCGAGTTGGTGCCCGACGAGCGCGAGTTCTGTGAGCCGCTCGTCCATCACCAGCATACCTACTCTGGCGACCTGCCGGTGGGGCTGACCCACGAGGAGAAAGTCGAGTATGCTGCGACTGCCTTCGAGCTGATGGGTTTCAAGACGTTCAGTCGCCTCGTCGTCTTCACGGGCCACGCCAGCGAGACGGCAAACAATCCCTACGATTCGAGCCTAGACTGCGGTGCCTGTGCGGGCAACCCCGGCGGCCCGAGTGCTCGCGTCCTCGCAAAGATCTGTAACGACGAGGCTGTCAAGGCCGAACTCCGGGACCGTGGGTTCGCCATCCCCGAGGACACGGTCTTTGTTGCCGGAGAACACAACACAACGACCGACGAAGTGGACCTGTTCGCGGACGACGTGCCCGAGAGCCACGCGGACGACCTCAATCAGTTGCGTATGGACCTCGCAACGGCTCGTGAGAACTCGACTGCCGAGCGCGCCGAGGCGATGGGTGCCGACGCCTCGACCGGCGTCAGCGAGACGGAACGTCGTGCCGCCGACTGGGCCGAGACACGTCCCGAGTGGGGGCTAGCGGGCAACGCTGGCTTCGTCATCGGCCCACGCGAGTTGACAAGCGGTTGTGATCTCGACGGGCGCACGTTCCTCCACTCGTACGACTGGTCAACCGACCCCGATGGAGACGCGCTCGAAGCAATCTTCACTGGTCCCATGGTCGTCACCCAGTGGATCAACACCCAGTACTACTTCTCGACGGTTGACAACGCCGTCTACGGCAGCGGGTCGAAAGTGACCCAAAACCCGGTCGGCAATATCGGCGTCTATCAGGGCAACGGCGGCGATCTGATGACCGGTCTCCCGCTCCAGTCGCTGACGACCGCAGACGACGAACCGTATCACCAACCGCTCCGCCTCTCGACGGTCGTCCACGCGCCGATTGAGCGGGTCACCGACATCCTGACCGACCACGAGGAACTGACCAAGATTCTGGACAACAACTGGCTATCACTCACGGTCGTCGATCCAACTCAGGACCACAGCGCCTTCCACTACGAGGAGTCTTTGGACTGGATACCAGTGACCGAACAGACCGAAGCACCCCCGGAGATGCCGAACACTCGGACTGTCGCAGACGACTAG
- a CDS encoding proton-conducting transporter transmembrane domain-containing protein — MSGQSSKPTVGALPDTTVESPFVPVVLTWLVWSLFTASVAVLIARVRFDGVWEIPGLVAIDGLTVLMWVVVTFFSGIVHSYSRRYMAGSTHKTRFFIAVFGFTVTVMALVAADHVALFGFLWMAMGLVMAELIGVIEGWKQAQAAKTVARKYFLASSVLLGVALTALWWTTGATTISGISAATDTLGGPVWLLAAGILVLAAMIQSALIPFHTWLLTSMTAPTPASALMHAGFVNAGGILLVRFAQVITVNSTLMLAVVAVGAASACGGKLLKSVQTDIKGKLGCSTVGQMGFMIMQAGLGFFGAAITHLILHGFYKAYQFLSSGEQIEHKSPSETTEHTIGDMTSAVGFVVALLTGLAGGVVFTVLTGKGAHVDSGLLLTFFVVFTTLHAARSAVQHTSLPTLVRYVAVPLVFFPAIIIYAVVYEGVSDLLAVSTATTELTLLHGIIAVSFVGVYVAIETGIHEHSQRLYVALLNVTQPSSNTLLNSPEDYNEY, encoded by the coding sequence ATGTCAGGACAGAGTTCGAAACCGACGGTCGGAGCGCTCCCGGACACGACGGTGGAATCACCGTTCGTGCCCGTTGTACTAACGTGGCTCGTGTGGTCGCTGTTCACCGCGAGTGTCGCCGTCCTCATCGCCAGAGTCAGGTTTGATGGTGTGTGGGAAATTCCCGGCTTGGTTGCCATAGACGGCCTGACCGTCCTCATGTGGGTGGTGGTCACCTTCTTTAGCGGTATTGTTCACAGCTACTCCCGCCGCTACATGGCTGGTAGCACTCACAAAACGCGGTTCTTCATCGCTGTGTTCGGTTTCACCGTAACTGTGATGGCGCTCGTCGCGGCCGACCACGTCGCACTGTTCGGGTTCCTGTGGATGGCGATGGGCCTGGTGATGGCGGAACTCATCGGTGTGATCGAGGGCTGGAAACAGGCACAGGCGGCGAAGACAGTCGCTCGCAAGTATTTTCTCGCTAGTAGCGTCTTGCTGGGTGTTGCGCTGACGGCGCTGTGGTGGACGACCGGTGCGACGACGATCTCCGGAATAAGCGCGGCCACCGACACGCTTGGTGGTCCGGTGTGGCTGCTCGCTGCCGGTATTCTCGTGCTCGCGGCGATGATCCAGTCCGCGCTAATCCCGTTCCACACGTGGCTGCTCACTTCGATGACCGCACCGACCCCGGCGTCTGCGTTGATGCACGCCGGATTCGTCAATGCGGGCGGCATCCTGCTGGTCCGCTTCGCCCAGGTCATCACGGTCAACTCTACGCTCATGCTCGCAGTCGTCGCCGTCGGCGCGGCGAGTGCGTGCGGCGGAAAGCTCTTGAAATCGGTCCAAACGGACATCAAAGGCAAACTCGGCTGCTCGACGGTCGGCCAGATGGGCTTTATGATCATGCAGGCTGGACTCGGCTTCTTCGGGGCCGCGATTACCCACCTCATCCTGCATGGATTCTACAAGGCCTATCAGTTCCTCAGTTCGGGCGAGCAGATCGAACACAAGAGTCCGAGCGAGACCACCGAGCACACGATCGGCGATATGACGAGTGCCGTCGGTTTTGTCGTGGCGTTGCTGACCGGCCTCGCCGGTGGCGTGGTGTTCACGGTGCTGACGGGGAAGGGAGCACACGTCGATAGTGGTCTCCTGTTGACCTTTTTCGTCGTCTTCACCACGCTCCACGCGGCCCGCAGTGCGGTCCAGCACACTTCACTTCCGACACTTGTCCGCTATGTGGCCGTCCCGCTTGTGTTCTTCCCGGCCATCATTATCTATGCCGTTGTCTACGAAGGCGTCTCGGATCTCCTTGCGGTCAGCACGGCGACGACCGAGCTGACCCTACTCCACGGCATTATCGCCGTCAGCTTCGTCGGCGTCTACGTCGCCATCGAGACCGGAATCCACGAACACAGCCAGCGTCTCTACGTGGCACTGCTGAACGTCACCCAACCGTCATCGAACACCCTATTGAATTCCCCGGAGGACTACAATGAGTACTGA
- a CDS encoding carbonic anhydrase: MTGNDLESVIESVPDRSDRGHESDTQTALVVSCSMSSCKLRGPLWPVDATWNVVGVQTLGNQTQERYEEKTIVDSNIEHPRQQYDITVVLVVGHTKCEVLEDAYERWVAPDSESPDGIEARLDPLRSIVGDGFEEGVVAESLPLNSLQYRLVEYNVRRQVQFLHQALPSSVTVAGYVYDQDGAYSSFPDKRYLVAFDGATDPTTVRDRLPEDASVRVASLLT, translated from the coding sequence ATGACCGGGAACGATCTTGAATCTGTCATCGAGTCAGTCCCAGACCGGAGCGACCGTGGACACGAATCGGATACGCAAACGGCACTCGTCGTCTCGTGCTCGATGAGCAGTTGCAAACTTCGGGGACCGCTCTGGCCAGTCGATGCTACCTGGAACGTCGTTGGAGTTCAGACTCTCGGGAATCAGACACAGGAACGATACGAGGAAAAAACGATTGTAGACAGCAACATCGAACACCCCAGACAGCAGTACGATATCACAGTAGTCCTCGTTGTGGGACACACGAAGTGTGAGGTTCTCGAAGACGCCTACGAGCGGTGGGTTGCACCCGATTCAGAGTCACCTGACGGGATCGAAGCACGGTTGGATCCACTCCGTTCGATCGTCGGAGATGGGTTCGAAGAGGGAGTTGTGGCGGAGTCGTTGCCGCTTAACTCGTTGCAGTATCGACTCGTCGAGTACAACGTTCGCCGACAGGTCCAGTTTCTCCACCAGGCACTCCCCTCGTCGGTCACGGTCGCTGGCTACGTTTACGATCAAGATGGAGCGTACAGTTCGTTCCCCGACAAGCGATATCTGGTCGCGTTCGACGGTGCGACAGACCCGACCACAGTCCGAGATCGTCTCCCCGAAGACGCGTCGGTACGGGTCGCAAGCCTCCTGACCTGA